A window of Solanum stenotomum isolate F172 chromosome 3, ASM1918654v1, whole genome shotgun sequence contains these coding sequences:
- the LOC125857444 gene encoding uncharacterized protein LOC125857444, whose translation MNSHHFESFSVRFTGKNYSSWEFQFQLFVTGKELWGHIDGSDPAPTDATKLGEWKIKDARVMTWILGSIDPLIVLNLRPYKTAKAMWDYLQKVYNQDNSARRFQLEYEIANYSQGGLSVQDYFSGFQNLWAEFTDIVYAKIPTESLSVIQAVHEQSKRDQFLMKLRSDFESVRSNLMNRDPSPSLDVCFRELLREEQRLVTQNAFKKENDVTVAFAAQGKGKGRDMSRTQCYSCKEYGHIASNCSKKFCNYCKQQGHIIKECPTRPQNRRINAFQARINGSTDDNSSSGQVLTPEMVQQMIVSAFSALGLQGSGVGDDNREGA comes from the exons ATGAATTCACATCACTTTGAATCCTTCAGTGTTCGTTTCACtggaaaaaattattcttcttgGGAGTTTCAATTTCAGTTGTTTGTCACCGGCAAAGAACTATGGGGCCATATAGATGGAAGCGATCCTGCTCCTACTGATGCAACAAAGCTAGGTGAATGGAAGATTAAAGATGCTCGGGTGATGACATGGATTCTAGGGTCAATTGACCCTCTTATTGTTCTTAATCTCAGGCCGTACAAGACAGCTAAGGCCATGTGGGATTACTTACAAAAGGTTTACAACCAAGATAATAGTGCAAGACGCTTTCAGTTGGAGTATGAAATTGCTAATTACTCTCAAGGAGGTCTTTCTGTTCAGGATTATTTTTCTGGATTTCAAAACTTATGGGCTGAATTTACAGATATTGTCTATGCCAAAATACCTACTGAATCCCTATCAGTGATTCAGGCAGTTCATGAGCAAAGCAAGCGAGAccaatttttgatgaaattacgCTCCGACTTTGAGAGTGTTCGCTCTAACTTGATGAATCGTGACCCGTCTCCCTCTTTGGATGTTTGCTTTAGGGAATTACTTCGTGAAGAGCAACGTCTTGTCACACAAAATgcttttaagaaagaaaatgatgtcACTGTTGCATTTGCTGCTCAAGGTAAAGGAAAGGGCAGGGATATGAGTAGAACTCAATGCTACAGTTGCAAGGAATATGGTCATATTGCTAGCAATTGTAGCAAGAAGTTCTGTAATTATTGTAAACAACAAGGACACATTATCAAAGAGTGTCCCACGCGCCCTCAAAATCGTAGGATCAATGCTTTTCAAGCTAGGATAAATGGTTCCACTGATGATAACTCATCTTCAGGACAAGTTCTTACTCCTGAAATGGTACAACAAATGATCGTGTCAGCCTTTTCAGCATTGGGATTACAAG GATCAGGTGTCGGGGACGATAATCGCGAAGGGGCCTAA